Proteins encoded within one genomic window of Kibdelosporangium phytohabitans:
- a CDS encoding GMC family oxidoreductase — MSWDTASGSGGAPPSEADFIVVGAGAAGCVLAVRLSEDPGCHVVLLEAGRTTGAEPAARTPGNAFQLLSGPTSWSDVTTPQRALGGRRIGLAQGRGLGGGSSMNMMAWFHGRPEDYDNWHALGAEGWAWNDVRPALRAIEDNDRGADSWHGVGGPMAISSVRDAGALPLTFVAGGVEHGLPLVEDFNGPVDEGVGLIQSNIRDGRRHSVVDGYLAPANSRENLRVVTGSQVSSVLLWKGRAAGVVVDGTEIRARRGVVLCAGALRTPQLLMLSGVGPAAHLNDVGVPVRHALPGVGANLQDHPMITPVWPVVDGSPLWNTLGDGDIRDYQLLRRGPLATLTQAVAVLRSDARRASVDLQFALTLLGMTAKMTLIEDPVVTCAISLLDPDSRGTVRLGGADPALAPLVDPCYLDADGDRIRLRSGLLRARDLFRSPTLAKATTGEALAPQGWSDHEVDTWIDGNAGSEWHPVGTCRMGRDARAVVDPDTMGVHGVEALFVADASVMPAIPRGNTQAPTIMVAERAAPRITRHASRS; from the coding sequence ATGTCGTGGGACACGGCTTCGGGTAGTGGCGGTGCGCCGCCCTCCGAGGCGGATTTCATCGTTGTCGGTGCGGGCGCGGCTGGATGTGTGCTGGCAGTCCGGTTGAGCGAAGATCCCGGCTGTCATGTCGTCCTGCTGGAAGCCGGTCGGACGACGGGCGCGGAACCCGCGGCCAGAACGCCGGGCAACGCCTTCCAATTGCTGTCGGGCCCCACGTCGTGGTCGGACGTGACCACGCCGCAGCGTGCGCTGGGCGGGCGTCGGATCGGCCTGGCGCAGGGACGCGGACTGGGGGGCGGCAGCAGCATGAACATGATGGCGTGGTTCCACGGCCGCCCCGAGGACTACGACAACTGGCACGCCCTCGGTGCTGAGGGCTGGGCGTGGAACGATGTGCGGCCTGCTCTGCGGGCCATTGAGGACAACGACCGGGGTGCCGACTCGTGGCACGGCGTCGGCGGTCCGATGGCGATCAGCTCGGTGCGTGACGCCGGTGCCCTGCCGCTCACGTTCGTGGCGGGCGGCGTCGAACACGGCTTGCCGCTGGTCGAGGACTTCAACGGACCGGTCGACGAAGGTGTCGGCCTGATTCAGAGCAACATCCGCGACGGCCGTCGGCACAGCGTCGTGGACGGCTACCTCGCTCCGGCCAACAGCCGGGAGAACCTGCGCGTGGTGACCGGGAGCCAGGTTTCGTCCGTGTTGTTGTGGAAGGGACGCGCGGCCGGGGTCGTCGTCGATGGAACAGAGATCCGGGCCCGTCGTGGCGTGGTGCTGTGTGCCGGTGCGCTGCGCACGCCGCAGTTGCTGATGCTCTCCGGTGTCGGGCCGGCCGCGCATTTGAACGACGTAGGCGTTCCCGTGCGGCACGCCCTGCCAGGAGTGGGTGCGAACCTGCAGGACCACCCGATGATCACGCCGGTCTGGCCGGTCGTCGACGGGAGTCCACTATGGAACACGTTGGGCGACGGCGACATCCGCGACTATCAGCTGCTCAGGCGCGGACCGCTGGCCACGCTCACCCAGGCTGTCGCTGTGCTGCGCAGCGACGCCCGGCGCGCGTCGGTCGACCTCCAGTTCGCGCTGACCCTGCTCGGCATGACCGCGAAGATGACCCTGATCGAGGATCCGGTGGTCACGTGTGCGATCAGCCTGCTCGACCCGGACAGCCGGGGGACGGTGCGGCTGGGTGGTGCGGATCCGGCACTGGCTCCGCTGGTCGACCCCTGTTACCTCGACGCTGACGGTGACCGGATCCGGTTGCGGAGCGGCCTGCTCCGGGCGCGAGACCTGTTCCGCAGTCCGACGCTGGCCAAGGCGACCACCGGAGAGGCACTGGCCCCGCAGGGCTGGTCCGACCACGAAGTGGACACCTGGATCGACGGCAACGCAGGAAGTGAATGGCACCCCGTCGGAACCTGCCGGATGGGCCGGGACGCACGTGCCGTCGTTGACCCCGACACCATGGGGGTCCACGGGGTGGAGGCGCTCTTTGTCGCCGACGCGTCGGTGATGCCCGCCATTCCCCGTGGCAATACCCAGGCGCCAACCATCATGGTCGCTGAGAGGGCGGCGCCGCGGATCACCCGCCACGCGTCACGATCGTGA
- a CDS encoding TetR/AcrR family transcriptional regulator codes for MISRTGGRRADYAELTRKAIIDAARTLFAHNGYFGTKVDEIAKVARVAPGTVYAAGGKQGLLRILVDEWANAPILKQSLDRLPSLTDPHEVLGLVASSSRSVREDHGDVMRVLLAAAPHDETAAEGLRSSTERYRRTLTAVAQHLDALGALHDSVDVQQAADVLWFYFGYSGYFTLTQDTGWSLQDAQQWLLRQCTNALLG; via the coding sequence ATGATTTCTCGTACTGGGGGCCGCCGGGCCGACTACGCGGAGCTGACACGCAAGGCGATCATCGACGCGGCCCGCACCCTGTTCGCACACAACGGGTACTTCGGCACCAAGGTCGACGAGATCGCCAAGGTGGCACGGGTGGCACCCGGTACGGTCTACGCCGCGGGTGGCAAGCAGGGGCTGCTGCGGATCCTGGTCGACGAATGGGCGAACGCGCCGATTCTCAAGCAAAGCCTCGACCGGCTGCCCAGTTTGACCGACCCCCACGAAGTCCTTGGTCTGGTGGCCTCCTCAAGCCGTTCGGTCCGCGAAGACCACGGCGACGTCATGCGCGTGCTGCTGGCTGCGGCACCGCACGACGAGACGGCCGCCGAAGGCCTGCGCTCCTCGACGGAGCGCTACCGCCGCACCCTGACCGCCGTGGCGCAACACCTGGACGCTCTCGGCGCGCTTCATGACAGCGTCGACGTCCAGCAGGCAGCAGACGTGCTGTGGTTCTACTTCGGGTACTCCGGGTACTTCACCCTCACCCAGGACACCGGCTGGTCGCTGCAGGACGCCCAACAGTGGCTGCTCAGGCAGTGCACCAACGCCCTGCTGGGCTGA
- a CDS encoding response regulator transcription factor, which produces MSITSVAVVTSDLLLRKGANLMLGQHEDVRVLAASELAHADVVLLLETRMTKGALAGLGPLDRVAGSAGHRPCVLVTDHFDEDDLLAAVLFGVTAIIPLRETGAPQLLNAVHAARRGIVSFPAHLQRKLLTLVQDVDSQVLRPNGLTMSGLTDRECDILRLLTEGLNTWQIAGKLSYSERTVKNVLHRVMKRQGLRNRAHAAAYAIRACVC; this is translated from the coding sequence GTGAGCATCACGAGCGTCGCTGTCGTCACATCCGACTTGCTGCTGCGCAAAGGAGCGAATCTCATGCTCGGCCAGCACGAGGACGTGCGTGTCCTGGCGGCCTCCGAACTCGCCCACGCGGACGTGGTCCTCCTGCTCGAAACCAGGATGACCAAAGGTGCACTGGCGGGGTTGGGGCCGTTGGACCGGGTTGCGGGCAGTGCGGGCCACCGGCCCTGTGTCCTGGTCACCGACCACTTCGACGAGGACGACCTGCTCGCGGCCGTTCTGTTCGGCGTCACCGCGATCATCCCGTTGCGGGAGACCGGCGCGCCGCAACTGCTCAACGCGGTGCACGCCGCCAGGCGCGGGATCGTGTCCTTCCCCGCACACCTGCAACGCAAGCTGTTGACACTCGTGCAGGACGTGGACAGCCAGGTGCTGCGCCCGAACGGACTGACGATGTCGGGGTTGACCGACCGAGAGTGCGACATACTGCGGCTGTTGACCGAAGGGCTCAACACCTGGCAGATCGCGGGGAAGCTCTCCTACTCCGAGCGGACCGTCAAAAACGTGCTGCACAGGGTGATGAAGCGGCAGGGCCTGCGCAACCGCGCACACGCTGCGGCCTACGCGATACGGGCGTGCGTCTGCTGA
- a CDS encoding helix-turn-helix transcriptional regulator: MVTGHVAEADVVVLAPERLDGDVLSYLRRSAAGHRKPVVLVIDENTLPDVVTAVEYGLVAIVGRQMASTEDLLHSVSAAATGGGVTSPDMLERLQAQVENVQRRTLSPHGDPAATLTARDVDIMRMLADGLDTAQIAGELSYSVRTVKNLISSLMTRLDLRNRPQVVAYAIRTGAI, from the coding sequence GTGGTAACCGGTCACGTCGCCGAAGCGGACGTCGTGGTCCTCGCACCCGAACGGCTGGACGGCGATGTGCTGTCGTACCTGCGCAGATCGGCGGCGGGACACCGCAAACCGGTGGTCCTGGTGATCGACGAGAACACACTGCCCGACGTGGTGACGGCGGTGGAGTACGGCCTTGTGGCGATCGTGGGGCGGCAAATGGCGAGCACCGAAGACCTGCTGCACAGCGTATCCGCTGCGGCGACGGGTGGCGGCGTGACGTCCCCGGACATGCTCGAACGCTTGCAGGCTCAGGTCGAGAACGTCCAGCGCCGGACGCTGTCGCCCCACGGCGATCCTGCCGCGACCCTGACGGCACGAGACGTCGACATCATGCGGATGCTGGCTGACGGACTCGACACGGCTCAGATCGCGGGCGAGCTGAGCTACTCGGTGCGCACGGTCAAGAATCTCATCTCCAGTCTCATGACCCGGCTCGACCTGCGCAATCGTCCGCAAGTTGTCGCATACGCCATCCGCACGGGCGCCATCTGA